CTCCAGCCGGAAGCGGGCGCGGAAGGCGGGGTCGGTGGCGAGCCGGGCGTGGACGGTCTTGAGGGCGACCGTACGGCCGCCGGGCGTGCGCGCCAGGTAGACCGTGCCCATGCCGCCGGAGCCGAGGCGGGCGAGCAGGCGGTACGTGGCGACCGCGGCCGGGTCGTCGTGGGTCAGGGGCGACAGCATGAGGTCAGGTCCGTCGGATCGAGAGCGGGGGCAGGGAGAGGGGAGCGGGAGGACGTGTCAGGTGAGGGCAGGCGTGGCGGGCTCCGCGGGGCCCGCGTGCTCGGGTGCCACGGGCAACTCCGCGGCCAGCAGCTCCGCCGACTGGCGGGCGAGCGCGGCGACCACCCGGCCCGGCAGCCAGCCGGGGGTGAGCAGGGCGCCGGCCGAGTTCAGCACCGTCTGGTGCGAGGTCGGCGGTGCGAGCGCGGACATCACGGCGGCCGCCGTGGGGCGGTCGGCGGGGTCGCGGGCCAGACAGGAGGAGACCACCTGGCGCAGGGCGGGCGGGAGTTCCTCGCGTTCGGGGACGGTGTGGCCGGTGGCGGCGTACGCGAGGACGGCGCCGAGCGCGAAGACGTCGCCCGGCGGTCGCGGGCGGCCGCCCGAGGCCTGTTCGGGGGCGAGCGACCCAGGGTCGAGGCCCGGCAGGCCGGTGCGCGGCTCGCCGTCGGCCGCGGCGGCCCGTACCGCGCCGAAGCAGCTCAGCCGCGGGCCGTCGGCCGTGAGGAGGACGGCGGCGGGGGAGACCCCGGCGTGCGTGAGGCCCTGGGAGTGCGCGGCGGCGAGCGCCTCGGCGAGGGCGGCGCCGACGGCCCGGACGGTGGTCTCGGGCAGCGGGCCGCCGTGGACGGCGAGGGCCACGGGGAACGGGAGGGCGGGTACGTACGGGGTCGCGTACCAGGCGGGGCCTGACCAGGCAGGGCCTGCGGCCGGTTCGGTCAGTTCGGCCACGTCCGTCACCGGGGCGATCCACGGGCCGAGGAGGTGGCGGGCCGCGCCGGCCTCGGCGGCGAAGCGGGCCGGGTCGGTGCCGGGCAGCGAGGTGCTCAGGAGGACCGTACGGCTGCCGTCCGCGGTGCGGGCGACGAACCGGCGGCAGGGGACGGCGGAGGTGGGTGGGTCGAGGCGGGTGATCAGCCGGTACGGGCCGATCCGGCGGTCCGGGGGCGCACCCTGCTCCTGGGGCGCCCGTTGCCCGTGGGGCGCCCGTTGTCCGTGGGCCGCCCGCTGTTCCTGGACCGTCCGCGCCGCCGCCCCGGATGGCGCGGAGTCCCCTTGCGTGCGCGACCGTTCCACCGGTGATTCCCCCTGTTGCTGCGACTGGCGTGGCGACGCTCCCGGGGCGACCCGGGGCGGGTCGAGCCTACCGAGGCGGCGGGGCGTGGCGGCGGGGCGGGGCCCGGCCTCCGCGCCCGCGAGGTACGGGCCGGGGACGGGTGAGCCCGGAACGTCCGAGGCTGTCCGGGTTGCGAAGGTGAAGTGGGCCTGTGCGCGCGGTGAAGCGTCGTGAAGATCTCGTTCCGCCCAGGAATTCCGGGTGGGGAGTGCTCGAACGCATCACTGCGGTACTACGATCGCCGTGATTCCGTGGGTACGGAACTTGCTGAGGCGAAGCCGGAACGATCACCACGCGATCGCCGGCACGATCACCGCGCGGGGGAGAGCATGTCGTTCGACGAGGAGTGGGCGTCGGTCCGGTCCACCTCCACGGCCAGCGTGAGCATGAGGCTCAACCAGGTCGCTCCGGAGCCCGGCGGCGGGGGCGGCGGCAACGCCGACCTCAGCGTCGACCAGGACAAGCTCGGGGCCATCGGCAGCGCCGCCTACGCGCTGCACGGCCGGCTCGTCAAGGACGGGAACCACGCGCGGACGAACACCACGGAGGCGGCGACGGGCATGTCGAGCAACGGCTTCCTCACGGGCTCCGCGATGTCGACCGTGCAGGAGACGTGGAGCTCGCAGCTGAACACGCTGCTCGACGCCTGCGCCAACATCTCCAACCACCTCGACTACAGCGCGGCCTCCCACGCGAAGGAAGAGGAAGACATCAGGGCGGCCCTGGCGGCCTCCAAGATCAACGAGTACTTCAAGTAGTCCGGGGGCCCTGCTGTGTTGACCTACGACAACGTGCACCACGCGCCGCTCGACAAGATGAAGGCGGCGGCCGACGACTGGTCCGCGATGAAGGGCAAGCTGGACAAGCTCGCCGACGACGCCCGTACGACGATGGCCGCGAAGGCCAAGGACGACTACTGGCGCGGGGTGAACGCCGAGGTCACGAAGCCGTTCGTGGACAAGACGGCGAAGGAGTTCGAGGACGCCGCGAAGGCCGCCGACGGCATCCACAAGATCCTGGAGGACGGCTACAACGCCTTCAAGAAGGCGAAGGACGACCTCAGGACGATCGCCGAGACCGACGCCCCCGCGAAGGGCTTCCTCGTGAAGTCCGACGGCACCGTCGAGGCCAGGGAGCCGCTGTCCCAGATCAAGGACCCCGGTGCCCGGCACGACCCCGACTTCCAGGACCTCGTGCGCAAGGAGCGCGCCGACATCCAGGCGATGCAGGAGCGCATCAAGGCCATCCTGGAGGTCTGCACCGAGGCTGACGTGGCCTGCTCCAACGCCCTCAAGGCCAACATCACCGGGGACAAGAACAACTTCAGCGCCCCGAAGTACGCGAGCCTCGACGCCGAGGAGGCGCAGCGCGCCGTCGACCTGGCCAAGAAGGGCCGGGACATCTCGCACGAGGAGCTGATGCGCCTCAACGAACTGCTGAAGGACAACAGCGGTTCGAAGGAGTTCTCCAGGACCTTCTACGACGGCCTCGGTCCGAAGGGCTCCCTGGAGTTCTTCGGGCAGCTGTCCACGGACACGTACGACTACTCGAAGGTCGACAAGGAGCGCCTCGCGGACGTCCAGGAGCTCCAGAAGAACCTGGGCCTCAACCTGGCGACGGCCACGCAGGGCGGCGACGCCTGGACCGACAAGTGGTCCACGGACATGCGCAAGCTCGGCACGGAGCGCATCCCGCTGGTCAAGTACGACAACAACCCGGCCTTCGGGTACCAGTTGCTCGGCGGCATCATGCGCTACGGCGACTACGACAAGAAGTTCCTGGTCCCGATCGCGGAGCACGTCACCCAGCTCCACGCCAAGGACCCGTACATGTTCGCCGAGAGCAAGCCGATGGGCGGCGGCTGGCTCAAGAACCAGTACAACCCCTCGGGCGTCAACGGCTCCGGCTTCGACCCGATGGTCTCGATGCTGGAGGCGCTGGGGCACAGCCCGGAGGCCTCGAAGGAGTACTTCTCCAAGGAGCCGACGTCCTACAACAAGGACGGCAGCGTCGGCGGCACGATCGACCTGGACCCGAAGAAGGACGGGAGCCAGAACGACGGCTACCTGAAGTACTTCCAGAACAAGGAGTACGAGTTCTTCCCCGACATCGAGGGCCACAACCCGGACGACTGGAAGAAGACCGCCGACTACATGCCGGACGCCCTCGGCCACGCCCTGGAGGCGGCGACCACGGGCCACGGCTGGGACGACCCCACCCCCCAGCTGCACCGCGACGAGAAGTCCGCCGAGATCATGAAGCAGGTCATCGACTCGTACGGCACCAGCACCGAGCTGCGCGAACAGCACAAGCCGCTGATGGACAGCCTGGGGCGGATGGGCGCCGCCTACATCGACGACCTCAACTACTCCATGCACAACTTCGGCGGCACAGGGGACGCGGTCAACCGCAACGAGCTCTACCCGAACAGCAGCGATGAGACCCGGCGTACCGACTTCGGGTTCACGCAGTCGCTGGACTTCCTGAAGGCTGTCGCAGGGGACGAGGACGGGTACAAGAGCATTTCCGCCGCCCAGCAGGTCTTCGAGGCCAGCGGCATCAAGGCGCTGGAGAAGGACCGCGACGACGCCATGGCCTTCGCCCAGAACGCCACCCTCGTCCACGGCGTCATCGACGAGTCGCGCACCACCCAGATCGGCGAGGACTTCAAGGACGACGAGGACGCGAAGAACCTCAAGCTCGAACAGCAGGCCGAGTGGCGGAAGTCGGCGGTGAGCGGCGGTGTCGCGGCGGTCGTGGGAGTCGGCTCCGCGGTTGTGCTGGGCCCGGCGGCGGGTGTCGTGGCGGCCACCGTCGTACCGATCATCATGGAGAGCGCCGGCTCGGCCCTCAGTACCGAGTACGCCTCCGACAGCCTTCAGTACCTGAAGGACAACGAGTACAAGAACGACGACGAGGCGCGGAAGGGGATCGAGGGGGTCAGGGAGGCCGGCCGGGGCAGCGCGATGGCCCCGCTGATGAGCTTCGCGGACTCCATCGGGATGACGGAGGCCGAGAAGCGCGAGTTCTTCCGTCAGGCGCAGACCTCCTACATGGACGGCGAACAGCTCGTCAGCGGTACCGAGTCGAAGGTCAGGTGAGCATGTCGGTTGCCAGGAGGCGAGCGGGCGCGGGTTCCGCCGCCGCACTCGTCGTCGTTCTGTCGGTGGCGTCCTGCGGAGGCGGAGGCGGAGGCGGAGGTGAGGCCACCCCGAAGGTGAGTGCGACGGAGGCTGCGCGCACCGAGGCCGCTCTCAAGACATGCCAGAAGGTCTTCGGGGCGAAGAACGTAGATACCTTGCGGGCCGAGTTCGGGGACGGGCTCCGCGCGTACGACCGGTCGCTCTCCGAGATGAAGGAGCGCATGGTCACGGAGGCGCGCGGTTGGGCGGCCGCCGAGGACGATCTACGGCGCACCACCTACCGCCCCTGCCAGATCGAGGGCAGGGCCGAGGGCGCTGCGAGCTGGGTCACCAGCACCGCCGGGTGGTCCATGGACGACATCGGTTCCGTGAGCTCCGCGAAGGGCAGGCAGCGCTGGCGCAAGGTGGCCGACGGGGTCTACGTGGCCGTCCGCCCCGACATCGGGGGCACGCAGGTCGTCATGCCCTGCACGATCCCGGGTACCGCCGCGGGCCAGGGCAGCGAGCTGCCGCTCCAGGTCTCGGTGAACGACGAGGACCGGAAGGGGAGCGGGACCGTGTCGACGGAGCAGCTCCTGAAGTCCCTCGCCGAGAGCACGCGCGAGCTGCTGGGCTGCGAGGAGAAGGTCGCGGTCCCCGACGACCTGCTTCCGTGAGCTCTGCGCCCGGCGGACCGGCCGTCAGTCCTCGGCGATCTCGACCACCGGCGACAGCTGCGACAGGAGGAGGACGGTCGCGCGGGTGATCAGGGCCGCGAGGATGATGGTCGCGAGGCCCTCGACCCGCAGGTCCGAGAGTTTCGGGCCCAGCCAGGACAGCAGCCACCAGATGAGCGCGTCCTGGACGAAGCCGACCGCGCCGAGCGCGCCCAGGACGGGCAGCGGGACACGGCCCGACGGGCCCACGTGGACCAGCTGCGTGAGGACCGTCAGGACGACGGCCGCGACGAGCAGCGAGAGGACGGCGTCGACGGTCTCCGCGCCCAGCGTGATGCCGGGCAGCAGGCCGCCGGCGAGACCCACGCCCACGAGGATGCCCAGTCTGCGTCTGCCGTGATCATTCATGGGCGGACTGTGGCACATGCCCGGTGCGGGGTGGAAGATCTCGTCGATGAAGAGACGGTGATCGGTCGAGACGGTGATCGGTCGAGACGGTGATCGGTCGAGACGGTGATCGGTCGAGACGGTGATCGGTCGAGACGGTGATCGGTCGAGACGGTGATCGGTCGAGACGGTGATCGGTCGAGACGGTGATCGGTCGAGACGGTGATCGTAGAGACCGTGATCGGAATCGAACCGACGTAACTCGCTTTGCAGGCGAGTCCCTGAACCACTCGGGCACACGGTCGTGTTGTGCACTGGTACGACCGTAGAGCGGCGGCCGGGAGGGGCTCAAGGGGTTCGGGGGCCGTGCCATGCGACTGCAACGGGGCTGCCACACCCCGTTCACAGTCGGGCCCGGCGCGCGAGGGCGCCGGCTCAGGCGGACGTCTCGTCCGCGGTTGTTTCTGCGGTTGTTCCCGCGGGTGTTTCCGGGCTCGTGTGGAGGATCGCGCGTGCCTGCTCCGCGGCGCGCGAGGTGCTCTCGCTGACGAAGTCGAGGAAGCGGGCGATGTTTTCGAGGCGCGTACCGGCCGGGGTGTCGGGGCCGAGGACGCCGACGCCCTGCCGTGCGGTCTCGACGATCTGGGCGGTGGCCCGGGCGCTTGCCATCATCGACTGGTACCAGACGTCGGCGTCGACGGTGTAGCGCTCGCGGCGGCCTTCGTCGCGTTCCCGGCGGACGAAGGCCTGGCCCTCCAGGAAGGCGATCGCCTTGGAGACGGTCGCCGGACTGACGCTGAGGCGCTGGACGAGTTCGGCCGCGGTGAGACTGCCCGTGTCGCTCATGCAGAGGCACGCCATCACCCCGGACATCATCTTGGGCATGCCCGACTGCATGAAGACGGTGGTGAGGACTTCCTCGTACTCGCGCACGGCCTCGGGGTCGCGTCCGTGGGCCTGCGGGAGCGCCTCCGGGCTCCGGGGCGTGGCCTGCCTGCTCCGGTGGGCACGGCGTTCGGTGGCGCGGTGGGCCAGGTCGGCGCGGTAGCCGGTGGGGCCGCCGTTCCGCATCACCTCACGCGTGATGGTCGAGGTCGGACGGTCGAGCCGTCGGGCGATCTCGGCGTAGGCGAGGCCGTCGGCCAGCCCCAGCGCGATCTGCTGACGTTCCTGCTGGGTGAGCCTGCCACCTGGCATCGCTGTCTCCTTCGTGCTCCTCGGGTGCCGCCACTATAGCGTTCACGCTCATTTCATTGCAACGCGAAGGTGCTGGTTGTTGCGTTAGCTCGCATGATGGTTGCAATGAAATCTCGGCTTTCACCTGCGGTGATAGGGATTTGATGCAACGTGACCGTTGCTCGATCCTTGAACGCAACGTAGCGTTTCTCTTGTCGGAAACGGCACGGACAAGGAGTCCGGGCCGGAAAACACAAGGAGCGCATCATGCAGAAGTTCGCCACCACCGCCCCCGTCTCCGCCATCCTCGACATCCCGGCCGGCACCATCCGGTTCATCGCCGCCGACCAGACCGCCGGCACCACCGTCGAGGTCCTCCCCGCGAACGCCGCGAAGAGCAACGACGTGAAGGCCGCCGAGCAGGTCACCGTCGCCTACGCCGACGGCGTGCTGCGGATCGAGGCCGCCGAGCCGAAGAGCCGGATCCTGGGCAACTCCGGTGCGGTCGAGGTCACCGTCCAGCTGCCGGCCGGCTCCCGCGTCGAGGCCAGGACCGCCGCCGCCGACTTCCACGGTGTCGGGCGCCTGGGCGACGTGACCATCGAGAGCGCGCAGGGCACCGTCAAGCTCGACGAGACCGCGAGCGCCCACCTCACCCTCCAGGCCGGTGACATCACCGTCGGCCGCCTCGGCGGCCCCGCGGAACTCCGCACCCAGAAGGGCGACATCACGATCACCGAGGCCCTGGGCGGCGCGGTCGTGCTGCGCACCGAGTCCGGCGACCTGGAAGTCGGCGCCGCCCGCGGCGTCTCCGCCACCCTCGACGCCGGCACCGCCTACGGCCGCATCACCAACACCCTGCAGAACAGCGCCGGTTCCGCCGCCGAGCTGAACATCCACGCCTCCACCGCCCACGGCGACATCACCGCCCGCAGCCTCTGACCACCACCCCTCAGCCTCTGAAGGAGCACCCCTCATGACCGACTTGGCCATCGCGGCGAACGGGCTGCGCAAGTCCTACGGTGACAAGGTCGTCCTCGACGGCATCGATCTGGCCGTCCCGCAGGGAACGGTGTTCTCCCTGCTCGGACCGAACGGCGCCGGCAAGACCACCGCCGTCAAGATCCTCTCCACGCTCGTCTCCCCGGGCCCCGGCTCGGGCGCCATCCGCATCGGCGGCCACGACCTGGCCACCGCCCCGCAGGCCATCCGGGCCGCGATCGGTGTCACCGGCCAGTTCTCCGCCGTCGACGGCCTGATCACCGGCGAGGAGAACATGCTCCTCATGGCCGACCTGCACCACCTGTCCAAGCGAGACGGGCGCCGGGTCGCCGCCGAACTCCTCGAACGCTTCGACCTCGTGGAGGCCGCGAAGAAGCCCGCCTCCACCTACTCCGGCGGCATGAAGCGCCGCCTCGACATCGCCATGACCCTCGTCGGCGACCCGCGGATCATCTTCCTCGACGAACCCACCACCGGCCTCGACCCCCGCTCCCGCCACACCATGTGGCAGATCATCCGCCAGCTCGTCACCGGCGGCGTCACCGTCTTCCTCACCACCCAGTACCTCGAGGAAGCCGACGAACTCGCCGACCGCATCGCCGTCCTCAACGACGGCAAGATCGCCGCCGAAGGCACCGCCGAGGAACTCAAGCGCCTCATCCCCGGCGGCCACGTCCGCCTCCGCTTCACCGACCCCACCGCCTACCAGCGCGCGGCCCACGCCGTCGGCGAGGCCGCGAAGGACGACGAGGCGCAGACCCTTCAGCTCCCCAGCGACGGCAGCCAGCGCGCCCTGCACGCCCTCCTCGACCGCCTCGCCACCGCCGGCATCCAGGCGGACGAACTCACCGTCCACACCCCCGACCTCGACGACGTCTTCTTCGCCCTCACCGGCGGAACCGCCATCCCCCACCAGCCGAAGGATGCAGTCCGATGAGCTCTCTCTCCCTCGCCGTCCGCGACTCGTCCACGATGCTGCGCCGCAACCTCCTGCACGCCCGCCGCTACCCCTCCCTCACCCTGAACCTGCTCCTCACCCCCGTCATGCTCCTGCTGCTCTTCGTCTACATCTTCGGCGACACGATGAGCGCCGGCATCGGCGGCGGCGACCGCGCCGACTACATCGCCTACCTCGTCCCCGGTCTGCTCCTGATGACCATCGGCAGCACCACCATCGGCACCGCCGTGTCCGTCTCCAACGACATGACCGAGGGCATCATCGCCCGCTTCCGCACCATGGCCATCCACCGCCCGTCCGTCCTCGTCGGACACGTCGTCGGCAGCGTCCTGCAATGCGTGATGAGCGTCCTGCTCGTCGGCGCCGTCGCCCTCGCCATCGGCTTCCGCTCCTCCGACGCCACCGCCCTGGAATGGCTGGCCGCACTCGGACTCCTCGTCCTGTTCGCCACCGCCCTCACCTGGATCGCCGTCGGCATGGGCCTCATCAGCCCCAACGCCGAAGCCGCCAGCAACAACGCGATGCCCCTGATCTTCCTCCCCCTCATCTCCAGCACCTTCGTCCCCATCGCCTCCATGCCCGGCTGGTTCCAGCCCATCGCCGAGTACCAGCCCTTCACCCCCGCCATCGAAACCCTCCGCGGCCTCCTCCTCGGCACCGAGATCGGCCACAACGGATGGCTCGCCATCGCCTGGTGCATCGGTCTCAACGTTCTCGGCTACTTCTGGTCGACCTCCAAGTTCAACAGCGACGCGAAGTGACCGATCCGCACCCGATCCGCCCGAGGGCGGCGTACACCGACCACCACGTCGGAGTGCGCCGCCCCGTCGGCGTTCCCGGCGTTCCCGGCGTTCCCGGCGTTCCCGGCGTTCTTTGCATGACCGGGACCAGAGACCGAGGACCAAAGGACGGGAAACCTGACAGGGGTCATTCGGTGGTTGACCTCTTACTCTGGGGGGATGAGCGCCCTCGAACCCCGTGACGCCGACATCGACGCCGATGCCGACGTCGCCGCCACCCACAGCCCCGGACCCCGTGCCGCGTACGACGACACCAAGGGGTCCGTCCTCGACGGCGACCACCGGGCGCTCAGCATCGGCATCGTCTCCGTCGTCCTGCTCATCGCCTTCGAGGCGACCGCCGTCGGCACGGCGATGCCCGTCGCCGCCCGCGAGCTGAACGGCGTCTCCGTCTACGCCTTCGCCTTCTCCGCGTACTTCACCACCAGCCTCTTCGGCATGGTCCTGGCCGGCCAGTGGTCCGACCGGCGGGGGCCGCTCGGGTCCCTCGCCACCGGAATGACCGCCTTCGCCGCCGGACTGCTCCTCTCCGGCACCGCCGCCTCCATGTGGATGTTCATCCTTGGCCGGGCCGTGCAGGGACTGGGCGGCGGCCTCGTGATCGTCGCGCTGTACGTGGTGGTCAGCCGGGCGTACGCGGAACACCTCAGGCCCGCGATCATGGCCGCGTTCGCCGCGAGCTGGGTCGTCCCCTCCGTCGTCGGACCGCTCGCCGCCGGAACGATCACCGAGCACCTCGGCTGGCGCTGGGTCTTCGTCGGCATCCCCGCCCTCGTCGTCATCCCGCTCGCCCTCGCCCTCCCCGCGATACGCCGGACCGCCTCCGGCCCCGCCGACCCGGCGGCGCCCGTCGCCCCCTGGGACCGGCGGCAGATCGGACTCGCCCTCGCCATCTCGGCCGGTGCCGGGCTGCTCCAGTACGCGGGGCAGGAGCTGCGCTGGCTCTCCCTGCTGCCGGCCGCCGCGGGCGTCGCGCTCCTCGTGCCCGCCATCCGCGGGCTGCTGCCGCGCGGCACCGTCCGGGCCGCGCGCGGCCTGCCCTCGGTCATCCTGCTGCGCGGCATCGCCGCCGGGTCCTTCATCGCGGCCGAGTCCTTCGTGCCGCTGATGCTGGTCACGCAGCGCGGCCTGAGCGTGACCCTGGCCGGGCTCTCGCTCGCCGTCGGCGGCCTCACCTGGGCGCTCGGCTCGTGGATCCAGTCCCGGCCGTGGACGGAGCCGTACCGCGAACGCCTGGTCGTCCTCGGGATGGTCCTCGTCGCGCTCGCGATCGCGGCCGCGCCGAGCGTGCTGATCGCGGCGGTGCCGGTCTGGGTGGTCGCGGCGGCCTGGGCCGTCGGCTGCCTCGGCATGGGCGCGGTGATCGCCTCGACGAGCGTGCTGCTCATGAAGCTGTCGCCCCCGGAGGAGGCGGGCGCGAACTCGGCGGCCCTCCAGATCTCGGACGGCCTCTCGAACGTCCTGCTCCTCGCCGCCGGAGGCGCCGCCTTCGCGGCCCTGGGCGGCGGCGCGGTGGGCCACGCGGTGAGCTCCCACGCGGCGACGGGCTCCCACCCGGCGGCCTTCGCGGCGGTCTTCCTGCCGATGGCGGGGGTGGCGGCGGTGGGGGCGTGGGTGGCTACGCGGCTGCGGACGGAGCCGACTCGGGCGTGAGGTAGCCAGTACCAGAATGGCCCCATGCCGGTATCGTTCCGATATGGCCATGAACCTGCGTCTCCGCGACGACCAGACCGAGGCGCTGAGGCGGCGCGCCCAGGAAGAGGGCGTCAGCATGCACGCGCTCGTACTCCGGGCCGTGGACGACTACCTCGTACGGAGCGCACACGAGGCGAGGGTGAGGCAGGCCTCTCGCGAGCAGGCGGCCAAGTGGGGCGAACTCCTGGAGCGTCTCGCGTGATGTGCGTCTACCTCTCCGCCGAGGACGTCGTCGGGATCGCCGAGGACGCGTGCGGACACACCGCTCGTGCGTGACCTAGGGCTCGTCGCGGAGGCCGCCTTCAGGCCGACGTCGGTTCACGGCGGCGAGGACGTCTACCCGGGTGCTGTGGAGAAGGCCGCGGCCCTCCTCCAGTCGCTGGCCTTCCGCAGCCCGTTCGTCGGCCGGAACAACAGCACGGCCTGGCTGTCCTGCGTCACCTTCCTCGCCATGAACGGCGTCCAGCTGCGACCGGACATCGATGCCGCGGAACGCCTGGTCATCGCCGTGGCGACGGGTGAGACCGACGAGGTCGAGGACATCGCGCGCGGGCTCCGCGAGTTGGTCCTCGCCGACGTGAGCTGAATCGCAACCGGGGCATCCCCGCCCCGTTTCATACGAGGTTCCGACCGGGCCGCCGGTAAGGTGGCCCGGTTGTCATATCTGGACGAGCGTCGAACCCGGAGATCGTGACTACTACCACCACCTCCTCCCATCACCTCTCTCCCGCCTTCCCCGGACGGGCCCCTTGGGGTACCGCCGGCAAGCTGCGAGCCTGGCAGCAGGGCGCCATGGACAGGTACCTCCAGGAGCAGCCCCGAGACTTCCTCGCCGTCGCCACCCCCGGCGCCGGCAAGACGACCTTCGCCCTGACCCTCGCGTCCTGGCTGCTGCACCACCACGTCGTGCAGCAGATCACCGTCGTCGCGCCCACCGAGCACCTGAAGAAGCAGTGGGCCGCCGCCGCCGCGCGGATAGGGATCAAGCTGGACCCGGACTACAGCGCCGGGCCGCTCAGCAAGGAGTACGACGGGGTCGCCATCACCTACGCCGGCGTCGGAGTCCGGCCCATGCTCCACCGCAACCGCTGCGAACAGCGCAAGACCCTCGTCATCCTCGACGAGATCCACCACGCCGGAGACTCCAAGTCCTGGGGCGAGGCCTGTCTGGAGGCCTTCGAGCCCGCCACGCGGCGACTCGCCCTCACCGGCACCCCGTTCCGTTCCGACACCAACCCCATCCCCTTCGTCACGTACGAGGAGGGGAACGACGGGATCCGCAGGTCCTCGGCGGACTACACCTACGGCTACGGCAACGCCCTCGGCGACGGCGTCGTCCGGCCCGTCATCTTCCTCTCCTACAGCGGCAACATGCGCTGGCGTACCAAGGCCGGCGACGAGATCGCCGCCCGCCTGGGCGAGCCGATGACCAAGGACGCCGTCTCGCAGGCCTGGCGGACCGCGCTCGACGCCAAGGGCGACTGGATGCCGAACGTGCTCCGGGCCGCCGACCAGCGGCTCACCGAGGTCCGGAAGTCCATCCCCGACGCGGGCGGGCTCGTCATCGCCTCCGACCAGGACTCGGCCCGCTCGTACGCCAAGCTCATCCGCGAGATCACCGGCACCAAGGCCACCGTCGTCCTCTCCGACGACACCGGCGCCTCGAACCGCATCGACGAGTTCAGCGAGAACACCGACCGCTGGATGGTCGCCGTCCGCATGGTGTCCGAGGGCGTCGACGTCCCGCGCCTCTCGGTCGGCGTGTACGCGACGACCATCTCGACGCCGCTCTTCTTCGCGCAGGCCGTCGGCCGTTTCGTGCGTTCACGCAGGCGCGGCGAAACCGCCTCCGTGTTCCTTCCGACGATCCCCAGCCTCCTCGGCTTCGCCAACGAGATGGAGGTCGAGCGCGACCACGTCCTCGACAAGCCCAAGAAGCACGGCGAGGAAGACCCGTACGCCGAGTCCGAGAAGGAGCTCGCCGAGGCCGAGCGCCAGCAGGACGA
The sequence above is a segment of the Streptomyces sp. NBC_01255 genome. Coding sequences within it:
- a CDS encoding DEAD/DEAH box helicase, giving the protein MTTTTTSSHHLSPAFPGRAPWGTAGKLRAWQQGAMDRYLQEQPRDFLAVATPGAGKTTFALTLASWLLHHHVVQQITVVAPTEHLKKQWAAAAARIGIKLDPDYSAGPLSKEYDGVAITYAGVGVRPMLHRNRCEQRKTLVILDEIHHAGDSKSWGEACLEAFEPATRRLALTGTPFRSDTNPIPFVTYEEGNDGIRRSSADYTYGYGNALGDGVVRPVIFLSYSGNMRWRTKAGDEIAARLGEPMTKDAVSQAWRTALDAKGDWMPNVLRAADQRLTEVRKSIPDAGGLVIASDQDSARSYAKLIREITGTKATVVLSDDTGASNRIDEFSENTDRWMVAVRMVSEGVDVPRLSVGVYATTISTPLFFAQAVGRFVRSRRRGETASVFLPTIPSLLGFANEMEVERDHVLDKPKKHGEEDPYAESEKELAEAERQQDEDTGEQDMLPFEALESDAVFDRVLYNSAEFGMQAHPGSAEEQDYLGIPGLLEPDQVQLLLQKRQARQIAHSRKKPDDEADLLELPAERRPVVSHKELLELRKSLNTMVGAYVHQTGKPHGVIHTELRRVCGGPPSAEATAGQIRERIKKVQEWATRMR